The Vibrio nitrifigilis genome window below encodes:
- a CDS encoding FliM/FliN family flagellar motor switch protein, whose product MTPFLAQRKLISTPHYLASQYIGRGLTSRYETALGELVFTLRHLESSSHNPLTYFATQHGTLALPTSGLETWLNQLSSLPYPAPLSTEDNEHAWQYELYCQHIYPALQPLLIPFTTLDNPSEIIEGQWFELIWQHNNQHGSVEIFTIPATIASWLSSGTWQPINELDLASLHCSSPLTLGCCANVSSLEQGDIVMLSTTYFSPTGSGAISLAGLQVDIEYLSSGTQPQYQVTQVTTSSAFEALRTDMNEYDSDPFHSSYESDYDQASSSHDAHLTTSLKVVAGQITLTLAELRQLGPGSVLLPQGEAAGFASLFHGSTRIARGEIVTVEGQLGLQVTEVLLPSQTPSVNTSDESYSDQAALDESAEMESQAWD is encoded by the coding sequence ATGACGCCATTTCTTGCCCAACGAAAACTGATTTCTACCCCACATTATTTAGCATCGCAATATATAGGACGAGGATTAACTTCCCGGTATGAAACCGCATTGGGAGAGCTTGTTTTTACTCTGCGTCACCTAGAGAGCTCGTCTCACAACCCCCTAACGTATTTTGCGACGCAACACGGCACACTGGCACTACCCACATCGGGCTTAGAAACTTGGCTAAACCAGTTGTCATCACTGCCATACCCAGCCCCACTGAGCACTGAAGACAATGAACACGCTTGGCAATATGAGCTTTATTGCCAGCATATTTACCCGGCACTTCAGCCATTACTCATTCCCTTCACCACATTAGACAATCCATCAGAGATAATCGAAGGCCAATGGTTTGAGCTGATATGGCAACACAACAACCAACATGGATCGGTCGAGATCTTCACGATCCCCGCTACCATTGCTAGTTGGCTGAGTTCTGGAACTTGGCAGCCCATCAATGAGCTCGATCTCGCTTCATTGCATTGTTCTAGCCCTCTTACTCTGGGTTGTTGCGCTAACGTTTCCTCACTTGAGCAAGGCGATATCGTCATGCTCAGCACGACTTATTTTTCGCCAACCGGATCAGGCGCGATTTCATTAGCAGGTTTGCAAGTTGATATTGAATATCTATCGAGTGGAACTCAACCGCAATATCAGGTCACTCAGGTAACAACATCTTCTGCTTTTGAGGCATTACGAACCGATATGAATGAGTACGACTCTGACCCATTTCACTCTTCTTATGAATCTGACTACGACCAAGCATCGTCATCGCATGATGCACACCTAACGACGTCACTTAAAGTCGTAGCAGGTCAAATCACACTCACTCTGGCTGAACTGCGTCAATTGGGCCCAGGTTCTGTATTGCTTCCTCAAGGAGAAGCCGCTGGGTTTGCTAGCCTATTCCACGGTTCAACCCGCATCGCTCGTGGTGAAATAGTGACGGTTGAAGGTCAGCTTGGCTTGCAAGTGACTGAGGTATTACTTCCAAGCCAAACACCATCAGTGAACACTAGCGATGAATCTTACTCCGACCAAGCAGCGTTGGATGAATCAGCAGAAATGGAGTCGCAAGCATGGGATTAG
- the sctR gene encoding type III secretion system export apparatus subunit SctR, whose translation MGLGQVDPLLFALFLGGLSLLPILLIVCSAFLKIAMVLLITRNAMGVQQVPPNMAIYGIALAATLFVMAPVFHDIQGRVKETPPDFSTLEAMQESVNHIIGPLQQFMEKNANPDVVAHIMDNTARLWPKSMAQEVTKHDLLVVIPSFMLSELQAGLQIGFLIYIPFIVIDLIVSNVLLALGMQMVSPMTISLPLKILLFVLVDGWSRLLDGLFYSYIH comes from the coding sequence ATGGGATTAGGCCAAGTCGATCCACTCCTGTTTGCACTGTTTCTAGGTGGGTTATCACTGCTGCCAATCTTACTCATCGTGTGTAGCGCATTTCTGAAGATTGCCATGGTGTTATTAATCACCCGTAACGCAATGGGGGTGCAGCAAGTGCCGCCCAATATGGCCATTTATGGTATTGCGCTGGCAGCAACGCTCTTTGTCATGGCTCCCGTCTTTCATGACATTCAGGGGCGGGTAAAAGAAACACCGCCAGATTTTAGTACGCTAGAGGCGATGCAAGAGAGCGTCAATCACATTATAGGCCCACTGCAGCAGTTTATGGAAAAGAACGCAAACCCTGACGTCGTCGCCCATATTATGGACAATACCGCACGTCTCTGGCCCAAAAGCATGGCTCAGGAAGTGACCAAACACGATCTCTTAGTGGTGATCCCATCATTCATGCTTTCAGAACTGCAAGCTGGGCTCCAGATAGGCTTTCTTATCTATATTCCCTTTATCGTTATTGATCTCATCGTCTCCAATGTGCTGCTCGCACTTGGCATGCAAATGGTATCGCCCATGACCATTTCCTTGCCGCTGAAAATACTACTGTTTGTACTCGTTGATGGCTGGAGTCGGCTATTAGACGGTCTGTTCTACTCCTACATTCATTAA
- the sctS gene encoding type III secretion system export apparatus subunit SctS — protein MDMLTIFKQGMILVVMLSAPPLLVALLVGVLTSLLQALFQVQDQTLPFAIKLVSVAITLALTGRWIGVEIISFASQVFRFIAIAGH, from the coding sequence ATGGATATGCTGACTATTTTTAAACAAGGAATGATCCTCGTGGTGATGCTTTCTGCCCCACCGTTACTGGTTGCACTGCTCGTGGGGGTATTAACATCGTTACTGCAAGCGCTGTTTCAAGTGCAAGATCAAACCTTACCCTTTGCAATTAAGTTGGTTTCTGTCGCCATTACATTAGCGCTCACCGGACGCTGGATAGGCGTTGAAATCATCTCATTTGCCAGCCAAGTATTTCGTTTTATCGCGATTGCGGGCCATTAA
- the sctT gene encoding type III secretion system export apparatus subunit SctT encodes MPFQIIPHLSEWILAISLAMARLFPCLIFIPVFSFHELKGVLRYAIVVILALLVAPGIRAALPHDHSWFTLAGLYGKEVMLGILLGAVLSIPFWMFESVGALFDNQRGALMGGQLNPSLGTDFTPLGFLFKQSLIILMITTGSFLGLLQVIWDSYMLWPPTVWFPMPAGDGYATYLHLLSIAFGDLVLYASPLVGLLLFIEFGLAILSLYSPQLQVFILSMPIKCLVGLMFIVMYMPNLFDFMTVRHLSWDSMYQNLSLFFRSIP; translated from the coding sequence ATGCCATTTCAGATTATTCCGCATTTAAGTGAATGGATACTGGCAATCAGCCTTGCTATGGCCCGGCTCTTTCCTTGCTTGATCTTTATCCCTGTCTTTTCATTTCATGAGCTCAAAGGCGTACTTCGTTATGCCATCGTGGTGATTTTAGCCCTGTTGGTTGCTCCGGGGATTCGAGCGGCTCTGCCTCATGATCATAGTTGGTTCACTCTGGCGGGTTTGTATGGCAAAGAAGTCATGCTGGGGATTTTACTCGGTGCGGTACTTTCCATTCCCTTCTGGATGTTTGAATCCGTAGGCGCTTTATTTGATAACCAGCGCGGCGCATTGATGGGTGGGCAATTAAACCCAAGTTTGGGGACCGACTTTACCCCGCTTGGTTTTCTCTTTAAACAATCGCTCATTATTTTGATGATCACCACCGGCTCATTTTTAGGCTTGCTGCAAGTCATATGGGACAGCTATATGCTCTGGCCACCAACGGTTTGGTTTCCCATGCCAGCTGGCGATGGTTACGCCACATACTTACACCTACTTTCTATTGCCTTTGGCGATCTCGTCTTGTATGCGTCACCACTAGTGGGATTACTCCTGTTTATCGAATTTGGTTTAGCGATATTGAGTCTCTATAGCCCACAATTACAAGTTTTCATTTTATCCATGCCAATCAAGTGCTTGGTCGGTTTGATGTTCATCGTCATGTACATGCCTAATCTGTTTGATTTTATGACAGTACGTCACCTGTCCTGGGACAGCATGTACCAAAACCTCAGCTTGTTCTTTCGTTCCATTCCTTAA
- the sctU gene encoding type III secretion system export apparatus subunit SctU yields MSEKTEKPTPKKLRDSRKKGQVGQSQDVPKLLIVAALCEVILAMVDNGMEKMQALVSPPISLFNQPFGYAVKAVAVHCFTIAGSLMILVLGIAVMMRLAGAWLQFGFLFAPEALKLDPNRLNPANQLKNMFSGKKLFELFNSLLKAIALGVLIYYLLYNALSTLLKLPQVNLAISWQVIAHLFNKIERACLVVLLVLAGMDFGIQKYFYLKGLKMSKEDIKNEFKSSEGDPHTKSHRRSEARRLANEEPKKAKKAPTLDDADMLVVNPTHFAVALYYRAEVTPLPRITVKGRDEDALNLIEQAKKKEIPVIRFIWLARTLYKEEEGSFIPRETLRYVGKIYQVLHKFDTDDINDANQHIEDI; encoded by the coding sequence ATGAGTGAGAAGACCGAAAAACCTACCCCCAAAAAACTACGAGACTCGCGTAAAAAAGGTCAGGTCGGGCAAAGCCAAGATGTACCCAAGTTATTAATTGTCGCCGCATTATGTGAAGTGATATTAGCGATGGTCGATAACGGTATGGAAAAAATGCAAGCCTTAGTCAGCCCCCCCATTTCGCTTTTTAATCAACCTTTTGGATATGCAGTTAAAGCCGTTGCTGTGCACTGTTTTACCATCGCAGGTTCATTGATGATTTTAGTTCTCGGTATTGCAGTCATGATGCGACTAGCAGGCGCATGGTTGCAGTTTGGCTTCTTATTCGCGCCAGAAGCGCTCAAATTAGACCCTAACCGCCTTAACCCAGCAAACCAACTTAAAAATATGTTTTCGGGTAAAAAGTTATTCGAATTATTCAACAGTCTTTTAAAAGCCATCGCCCTTGGAGTGCTCATTTATTACCTTCTTTATAATGCTTTAAGTACTTTGTTAAAACTTCCACAAGTTAACTTAGCAATAAGCTGGCAAGTCATTGCACACTTATTCAATAAAATAGAACGAGCCTGCTTGGTGGTATTACTCGTCTTAGCTGGAATGGACTTTGGTATCCAAAAGTACTTTTATCTCAAAGGATTAAAGATGAGTAAAGAAGACATAAAAAACGAATTCAAAAGCTCAGAAGGCGATCCCCACACCAAAAGCCACCGGCGTTCTGAAGCCCGCCGCTTGGCAAATGAAGAGCCGAAAAAAGCAAAGAAAGCGCCCACGCTGGATGACGCAGACATGCTAGTTGTCAACCCGACTCACTTTGCCGTCGCTCTCTATTATCGAGCAGAAGTAACACCACTTCCTCGTATTACAGTTAAAGGTCGTGATGAAGATGCACTCAATTTAATCGAACAAGCCAAAAAGAAAGAAATTCCCGTGATTCGATTTATTTGGTTAGCCCGTACGCTATATAAAGAAGAGGAAGGAAGTTTCATTCCAAGAGAGACATTACGTTATGTAGGGAAAATATACCAGGTATTACATAAATTCGACACCGATGATATTAACGATGCCAATCAACATATCGAAGATATATGA
- a CDS encoding RNA polymerase sigma factor, with protein sequence MNNAISFQTITSNKIDIEELYKSQNKKLRRFIQKKIWHNEDAEEILQLTYLEAMRCKDKFTGNSKPETWLFGIAVNLTRNYFKQHYGRTVLMDEMTDTLTQELQHDWDENPATLIENERLLNRTMEAITHLPDETQSILKLIVDEDFSYQATADQIGIPIGTIRSRLSRARQTLKHYLEPATV encoded by the coding sequence ATGAATAACGCAATATCGTTCCAAACAATAACTTCAAATAAAATTGACATAGAAGAACTCTATAAAAGTCAGAATAAAAAACTAAGACGTTTTATTCAAAAAAAGATTTGGCACAATGAAGATGCTGAAGAAATACTACAGCTAACTTATCTCGAAGCCATGCGCTGTAAAGATAAATTCACTGGGAACTCTAAACCTGAAACTTGGCTATTTGGTATCGCCGTAAACTTAACCAGAAATTATTTTAAACAGCACTACGGTCGTACCGTTTTGATGGATGAGATGACCGATACCCTGACTCAAGAGTTACAACACGATTGGGATGAAAATCCAGCCACATTAATTGAAAATGAGCGTTTACTAAACAGAACAATGGAAGCCATTACCCACCTCCCAGATGAAACACAATCGATTTTAAAACTCATTGTTGATGAAGACTTTAGTTATCAAGCCACCGCAGACCAAATTGGTATTCCTATCGGTACAATTCGCTCACGATTATCAAGAGCTCGCCAAACACTCAAACATTACCTTGAACCTGCAACAGTATGA
- a CDS encoding type III secretion system chaperone — MTPTQSKTNQFLKQFSQSINTDLSLKNGVCAIYNHLSQQSAVIEVPDFSDNIIFHCTLMTLPMEVSANTMKKMLLLNFEVSAMQGCWLAIDEQQQLCLCHLLPIEKTDQTHFNNTLIGFIDQVKNVRPFISEWFRAPVTH, encoded by the coding sequence ATGACACCAACTCAAAGCAAAACCAACCAATTTCTTAAACAGTTCTCTCAATCAATTAATACTGATCTTTCCCTAAAAAATGGCGTGTGTGCCATCTATAACCACCTTTCTCAGCAAAGTGCGGTCATCGAGGTTCCCGACTTTAGTGACAACATCATTTTTCACTGCACCCTAATGACATTGCCAATGGAGGTCAGTGCCAACACGATGAAAAAGATGTTACTCCTCAATTTTGAAGTCAGTGCAATGCAGGGATGTTGGCTTGCTATCGATGAGCAACAGCAATTGTGTCTTTGCCATCTATTACCTATCGAGAAGACTGATCAGACGCATTTCAACAACACCCTGATTGGCTTTATAGATCAAGTAAAGAACGTCCGCCCATTTATCTCAGAGTGGTTCCGCGCCCCCGTCACTCACTAA
- a CDS encoding serine kinase — MSSIESTRHRLDMQFERTQKNMDKLVTNLGNASLGDIYAFNAAMRQNATASWAVNQELQVKHNLAKAIINEIR; from the coding sequence ATGTCATCGATAGAAAGTACTCGTCATCGTCTGGATATGCAGTTTGAACGTACCCAGAAAAACATGGATAAACTAGTCACAAATTTAGGCAATGCTTCCCTTGGTGATATCTATGCTTTTAATGCTGCGATGCGCCAAAACGCCACCGCAAGTTGGGCAGTAAACCAAGAACTGCAAGTTAAGCATAATTTGGCAAAAGCCATCATTAATGAAATTCGCTAA
- the sctC gene encoding type III secretion system outer membrane ring subunit SctC, giving the protein MKKNMHWLPILLTLLILCISSAAHGATPKKWQKTAYAFEANHTSLLDALHQFSKTFGVKLNMGNVRGELNGKLRANSATDYLNRLALEYQFLWFVYNGTLYVSPLKDQTSTTIEVSDDAVSDLKNALTQVGLLDKRFGWGELPDEGIVMVSGPTHYVELVKKFSKKKKTKAEKMEVMVFPLKYALVGDRNIKFRDKKITIPGIASMLRDLLENKKEAPLGMNTNNMTLGSSLQALGNLQSLAQQRMQNKMMNNSMSQTMVNQELNNQKSADSKISADTRNNAVLIRDDIDKHDMYQSLINKLDRPRNVIEIDAIILDIDKNRLDQLGIDWQVGAGSTEAEFNASGVSPFLSTGSAATVMIQDFGHFFAQIRALESEGEASLIANPSILTIENQPAVIDFNDTAYISSIGERVANVSPVTAGTSLEVVPRMIESPSAKLIQLSLDIEDGKIEYNDNSTTPTVNRGTISTQAIMQSQRSLVVGGFKVESNSQSNSKVPILGDIPGLGKLFSYKDNDQSKRERLFIITPRLVGNELNPHQFEPERNNDEVQKALDKDRAKKLGITRTQVAKALTQLNNLYLPDGFTLEKSIPYTLEHYCERTDGVTFDRTNRQWYGGKKFALLVGTVTNHTTHSVRFDEATCTHRDTLAVAVRPSTLMAPGQSAEVMMAVIPPDNKKTTRTSLLDVQH; this is encoded by the coding sequence ATGAAAAAAAATATGCATTGGCTCCCTATTTTACTGACCCTACTGATCCTCTGCATCAGCAGCGCAGCGCATGGAGCGACCCCAAAAAAATGGCAAAAAACAGCCTATGCGTTTGAAGCTAACCACACCTCTTTATTAGATGCCCTACACCAGTTTTCAAAAACATTTGGTGTAAAACTTAATATGGGCAATGTCCGTGGCGAGTTGAATGGTAAATTACGTGCTAATTCAGCCACCGATTATCTCAATCGTTTAGCTCTCGAATATCAATTCTTATGGTTTGTGTATAACGGCACGCTATATGTCAGCCCACTAAAAGATCAAACATCAACGACCATCGAAGTCTCTGACGATGCGGTATCAGATCTAAAAAATGCGTTAACTCAAGTCGGCCTGCTCGACAAACGCTTTGGTTGGGGGGAATTACCAGATGAAGGTATCGTGATGGTATCAGGTCCAACCCACTATGTAGAACTGGTTAAAAAATTCAGCAAGAAGAAAAAGACCAAAGCAGAAAAAATGGAAGTGATGGTCTTTCCGCTCAAATACGCCTTAGTCGGCGATCGCAACATCAAGTTTCGCGATAAAAAAATCACCATTCCAGGCATTGCTAGTATGTTGCGCGACTTACTAGAAAATAAGAAAGAAGCCCCGCTAGGAATGAACACGAACAATATGACGTTAGGTAGTAGCCTCCAAGCGCTCGGTAATCTGCAATCACTCGCTCAGCAACGCATGCAAAACAAGATGATGAATAACAGCATGAGCCAAACCATGGTGAATCAAGAGCTTAATAACCAAAAATCAGCAGATTCGAAAATCAGCGCAGATACACGCAATAACGCCGTGTTAATTCGTGATGACATTGATAAACACGACATGTATCAATCCCTAATTAATAAGCTCGATCGCCCACGTAACGTCATCGAAATTGACGCGATCATTCTGGATATTGACAAAAACCGCTTAGATCAACTCGGTATTGATTGGCAAGTTGGTGCGGGTAGCACAGAAGCGGAATTTAATGCCAGTGGAGTGAGCCCATTTCTCTCTACCGGTTCGGCTGCAACCGTTATGATTCAAGACTTTGGCCACTTTTTTGCACAAATTCGTGCACTTGAAAGCGAGGGCGAAGCCTCACTCATCGCTAACCCATCGATTTTGACCATTGAAAACCAACCCGCGGTGATCGATTTTAACGATACCGCCTACATCAGTTCCATTGGCGAAAGGGTGGCGAACGTTTCTCCGGTAACCGCAGGAACCAGCCTTGAAGTCGTGCCGCGCATGATTGAATCCCCGAGCGCTAAACTGATTCAGCTCTCGCTTGATATTGAAGATGGCAAAATTGAATACAACGACAACAGCACAACCCCAACGGTCAACCGTGGCACCATCAGCACCCAAGCGATCATGCAAAGCCAACGCTCATTGGTTGTTGGTGGATTTAAAGTCGAGAGCAATTCACAATCCAACAGCAAAGTGCCGATCTTGGGCGATATTCCGGGATTAGGCAAACTCTTTAGCTACAAAGACAATGATCAATCCAAACGAGAACGCTTATTTATCATCACCCCGCGCCTGGTCGGTAATGAACTTAACCCTCATCAATTTGAACCTGAGCGCAATAACGATGAAGTACAAAAGGCTCTCGATAAAGACCGAGCTAAAAAATTGGGTATCACACGTACACAGGTCGCAAAAGCGCTGACTCAATTAAATAATCTCTATCTACCCGATGGGTTTACCTTAGAAAAAAGCATTCCGTATACCTTAGAGCATTATTGTGAGCGTACGGATGGCGTAACGTTCGACCGCACCAATCGTCAATGGTACGGCGGCAAGAAATTCGCCCTATTGGTCGGCACCGTCACCAATCACACCACCCACTCAGTGCGGTTTGATGAAGCCACGTGTACCCATCGCGATACGTTAGCAGTTGCAGTGAGACCTTCGACTCTGATGGCGCCGGGACAATCTGCAGAAGTGATGATGGCAGTGATTCCACCCGATAATAAGAAAACCACTCGTACCTCGTTATTGGATGTTCAACACTAA
- the hrpT gene encoding HrpT family type III secretion system protein — translation MKFRILCIAVITLLAGCTAKTTSHQCLSNHCDREMSSPTQLVIWWGPALRDKVNKDDDTTTYDLGKYD, via the coding sequence ATGAAATTCAGGATATTGTGCATTGCTGTTATCACGTTATTAGCTGGCTGTACTGCGAAAACCACTAGTCATCAATGTCTTTCCAACCATTGTGATCGAGAGATGTCTTCTCCGACTCAATTGGTCATTTGGTGGGGGCCAGCTCTTCGAGACAAGGTGAATAAAGATGATGACACCACAACCTATGATTTGGGAAAATATGACTGA
- the codA gene encoding cytosine deaminase, with translation MKIINARLRHQPELFTIICEDGYFSQITAQSQTIHENADIDAQGKLLCAPFVEPHIHLDAVMTVGEPRWNESGTLFEGIACWAERKPMLTTEDVQHRVTKAARLLADNGVQHVRTHIDVTDPKLIALKAIVPLKKKLAPWMDLQIVAFPQEGILSYPNGKELMKLAVEIGADVIGGIPHFEFTREYGVESMRWVMDFARQNNKLVDVHCDEIDDEASRFLEVLATAALESGMGNRVTASHTTAMHSYNNAYCSKLFRLLKMSDINFVSCPTSNIHLQGRFDTLPKRRGITRIKELTAAGMNVALAQDSIQDPWYSLGNGKLLRELDFALHACHMMGYQDFNHGLDFITDNGAKVLHISDQYGIEVGKPANFIILDGADDVEVIREQSEVLWSVRHGELLLSRTPSQINHRFTL, from the coding sequence ATGAAAATCATTAATGCTCGCCTGCGCCATCAACCAGAGCTGTTTACTATTATCTGTGAAGATGGCTATTTTTCGCAGATTACAGCTCAATCCCAAACCATTCACGAAAATGCGGATATAGACGCACAAGGAAAGCTGCTGTGTGCACCGTTTGTGGAGCCTCATATTCACCTCGACGCTGTCATGACGGTCGGAGAGCCACGCTGGAATGAAAGCGGCACGCTCTTTGAAGGTATCGCTTGTTGGGCTGAACGCAAACCCATGCTGACCACAGAAGATGTGCAACACCGCGTAACGAAAGCCGCCCGCCTATTAGCCGATAACGGTGTACAGCATGTCCGCACTCATATTGACGTTACCGATCCTAAGTTAATTGCGTTAAAAGCGATTGTGCCGTTGAAGAAAAAACTGGCACCGTGGATGGATTTACAAATCGTCGCGTTTCCTCAAGAAGGCATTCTTTCTTACCCTAACGGTAAAGAGCTAATGAAACTTGCGGTGGAGATCGGCGCCGATGTTATCGGTGGTATCCCTCACTTTGAGTTTACCCGAGAATATGGTGTGGAATCGATGCGCTGGGTGATGGATTTCGCCCGTCAAAACAACAAATTGGTGGATGTACACTGCGACGAAATTGACGATGAAGCTTCGCGTTTTTTAGAAGTGCTTGCCACTGCAGCATTAGAATCTGGTATGGGGAATCGAGTCACTGCAAGCCATACAACCGCCATGCATTCATACAATAACGCCTATTGTTCGAAACTGTTTCGCTTGTTGAAGATGTCTGACATCAACTTTGTTTCTTGCCCAACCTCCAACATTCATCTGCAGGGTCGATTTGATACGCTACCTAAACGCCGTGGCATTACTCGCATTAAAGAACTGACTGCGGCAGGCATGAATGTCGCGTTAGCCCAAGATTCCATTCAAGATCCTTGGTATAGCCTTGGTAATGGCAAATTATTACGCGAGCTCGACTTCGCGTTACATGCTTGTCATATGATGGGGTATCAAGATTTCAATCATGGACTCGATTTTATCACCGACAACGGCGCAAAAGTGCTACATATCAGTGACCAATATGGTATCGAGGTAGGCAAACCTGCCAACTTTATTATCTTAGATGGGGCTGATGATGTAGAAGTGATTCGCGAACAATCTGAGGTATTGTGGTCAGTGCGTCATGGCGAGCTGCTGCTCTCTCGTACTCCTTCGCAAATAAACCACAGATTCACGCTCTAA
- a CDS encoding Fis family transcriptional regulator — protein sequence MRKSDKKVENLIREVLTEVCEDTLKGYDGFLWVTHTVKFSSFPQSLEIVCVFETNQDRANFLEGEGRQHVSTTVQKAFNKVGVQLKNVSKQISYETQ from the coding sequence ATGCGCAAATCAGATAAGAAGGTCGAGAACCTAATTAGAGAGGTGTTGACCGAAGTTTGTGAAGATACGTTAAAAGGCTACGATGGTTTCCTTTGGGTGACTCATACGGTCAAATTCTCTTCTTTTCCACAAAGCTTAGAAATAGTCTGCGTATTCGAAACGAATCAAGATAGAGCAAACTTTTTAGAGGGGGAAGGCCGCCAGCACGTCTCAACAACTGTCCAAAAGGCGTTTAATAAGGTAGGGGTGCAACTAAAGAACGTAAGTAAACAAATCAGTTACGAAACACAGTAA
- the citG gene encoding triphosphoribosyl-dephospho-CoA synthase CitG: MTMNATLELLIDFPQEVTVAAPSPSKRAFSLPKLVSHLAYHAMMLEVHLTPKPGLVDTVNNGSHDDMTLATFIASADAIVPYLERFVASGSHHAHTPVTDLLSVLRPVGIEAERAMFKATNGVNTHKGMIFNLGLICGAVGWLKGKNLKVDELHIKEVIRQSCQFLVYDELKACTQREAATAGEKMYQQYGLTGARGEAASGLSTVMNHALPAYRECLSEGVSTEQALWHTLLVIMANNDDSNLVNRGGIAGLRFVQNRASQLLELGGYRYHNIESELMAFDKDLIAKHLSPGGSADLLASSWLVHELVQLFDNE; encoded by the coding sequence ATGACTATGAATGCTACGCTTGAGTTATTGATAGACTTTCCCCAAGAGGTGACCGTGGCTGCTCCTTCACCAAGTAAACGGGCATTCAGCTTACCCAAACTTGTCTCGCATCTGGCATATCACGCGATGATGCTTGAGGTGCACCTCACGCCAAAACCGGGTCTTGTTGATACCGTCAATAACGGCTCTCACGATGATATGACGTTAGCTACATTCATTGCGAGCGCAGATGCAATTGTGCCTTACCTTGAACGTTTTGTTGCTTCAGGTTCCCATCATGCCCATACCCCTGTTACCGATTTACTGAGTGTGTTACGCCCAGTGGGTATTGAAGCCGAACGAGCTATGTTTAAAGCTACCAACGGTGTGAATACGCATAAAGGGATGATTTTTAACTTGGGCTTAATTTGCGGCGCTGTGGGTTGGCTAAAAGGTAAAAATTTAAAAGTCGATGAGCTGCATATCAAAGAGGTGATTCGTCAGTCTTGCCAGTTTTTGGTTTACGATGAGCTAAAAGCATGTACTCAGCGTGAAGCGGCAACGGCTGGAGAGAAAATGTATCAGCAATACGGTTTGACTGGTGCTCGTGGTGAAGCCGCATCTGGTCTTAGTACTGTTATGAATCACGCACTGCCAGCGTATCGTGAATGCCTAAGTGAAGGCGTTTCTACTGAGCAAGCGTTATGGCATACATTGCTGGTTATCATGGCCAATAATGATGACAGTAATTTGGTAAATCGCGGTGGTATCGCGGGTTTACGATTTGTTCAGAATAGAGCAAGCCAATTACTGGAATTAGGCGGGTATCGATACCATAATATAGAGAGTGAACTGATGGCGTTTGACAAGGATTTGATCGCCAAGCACCTAAGTCCTGGTGGCAGTGCTGATCTGCTGGCCTCTTCTTGGTTAGTTCACGAATTAGTACAACTTTTTGATAATGAGTAA